A genomic region of Papaver somniferum cultivar HN1 chromosome 7, ASM357369v1, whole genome shotgun sequence contains the following coding sequences:
- the LOC113294612 gene encoding metalloendoproteinase 1-MMP-like translates to MPDFVTVLPVTPDMNYTWSTFHKFLDIRRGSEIIGMSELKKYFHRFGYLPKSDTNFTDIFDDGLESAVTQYQSKLGLPVTGKLDSATLSEVMSPRCGVGDNDDHKLHITKHYTYFPGRPSWGRTTPLMLTYAFSSSDFIDYIEISDIRAVFNRAFTRWASVIPVNFTETQDYKHADIKIGFYSKDHGDGEPFDGVLGVLAHAFSPKSGRFHLDAAETWSVDFESEKSRVAIDLESVATHEIGHVLGLGHSSVKEAVMYPSLNPRSKKVDLRLDDVNGVQVLYGSNPNFSLTSFLQSETSPNNKSFGLRGHRFNPIFSISLIVLAVFFCI, encoded by the coding sequence GCAGTGAAATCATTGGCATGTCTGAGCTAAAGAAATACTTCCACCGTTTCGGATATCTGCCGAAAAGTGATACGAACTTCACCgatatttttgatgatggatTGGAATCAGCTGTTACTCAGTATCAATCGAAACTCGGTTTGCCTGTTACCGGTAAACTGGATTCTGCTACACTATCTGAAGTTATGTCACCTAGATGTGGTGTAGGGGACAACGATGATCATAAGCTACATATAACAAAACACTACACATATTTTCCGGGTAGACCTAGTTGGGGAAGAACTACACCATTGATGTTAACTTATGCTTTTTCCTCCAGTGATTTTATCGACTACATAGAAATTTCAGATATTCGAGCTGTTTTTAACCGAGCTTTTACGAGATGGGCTTCAGTTATTCCAGTTAATTTTACAGAGACTCAAGACTATAAGCATGCTGATATCAAAATAGGTTTTTATAGTAAGGACCATGGAGATGGGGAACCATTTGACGGGGTACTTGGAGTGCTAGCGCATGCGTTTTCACCAAAAAGCGGCCGTTTCCATCTTGATGCGGCAGAAACTTGGTCTGTTGATTTTGAGTCAGAAAAATCAAGAGTAGCCATTGATTTGGAATCCGTTGCGACACATGAAATTGGACATGTCTTAGGGTTGGGCCATTCATCTGTTAAAGAAGCTGTCATGTACCCTAGTTTAAACCCTAGAAGTAAAAAAGTAGACTTGAGGTTGGACGACGTTAATGGGGTTCAAGTCCTTTATGGTTCCaatccaaattttagtttaacttCTTTCTTACAGTCTGAAACTTCTCCTAATAATAAATCCTTTGGTTTGAGAGGACACAGATTTAATCCCATATTTTCAATTTCTCTAATAGTTTTAGCAGTATTTTTTTGTATTTAG